The following coding sequences lie in one Rutidosis leptorrhynchoides isolate AG116_Rl617_1_P2 chromosome 6, CSIRO_AGI_Rlap_v1, whole genome shotgun sequence genomic window:
- the LOC139852349 gene encoding abscisic acid receptor PYL8-like has product MTITGDIEAVSLSENDYINRHHKHEIRAYQCTSSLVKRIKAPVHLVWSLVRRFDQPQKYKPFVSACNAQCDFEIGSLREVNVRSGLPATTSTERLELLNEDEHILGMRIVGGDHRLQNYSSVITLHPEIIEGRPGTLVIESFVVDVPDGNTREETCYFVEAFIKCNLKSLADISERLTVQDHTEAIIQV; this is encoded by the exons ATGACCATCACCGGCGACATCGAAGCTGTAAGCTTATCGGAAAATGATTACATTAATAGACATCATAAACATGAGATTAGAGCTTATCAGTGTACATCATCTCTCGTTAAACGCATTAAAGCACCTGTTCATCTC GTATGGTCCCTGGTGAGAAGGTTTGATCAACCACAAAAGTACAAACCATTTGTTAGTGCATGCAATGCACAATGTGACTTCGAAATTGGAAGTCTTAGAGAAGTAAATGTTAGATCTGGACTCCCTGCTACCACCAGCACCGAAAGGTTGGAACTTCTCAATGAAGATGAACACATCTTAGGCATGAGAATCGTTGGTGGTGATCACAGGCTCCAG AATTACTCATCTGTCATTACACTTCATCCGGAGATTATTGAAGGAAGACCAGGAACTTTGGTAATCGAATCATTTGTGGTGGATGTGCCAGATGGCAACACCAGAGAAGAAACATGCTACTTTGTCGAGGCCTTTATCAAGTGCAACCTTAAGTCACTAGCTGATATTTCAGAGCGCTTGACTGTTCAAGACCATACAGAAGCGATTATCCAAGTGTGA